In Lates calcarifer isolate ASB-BC8 linkage group LG15, TLL_Latcal_v3, whole genome shotgun sequence, one genomic interval encodes:
- the LOC108876303 gene encoding cytochrome b5 reductase 4 has protein sequence MLNIPTQSFPAPSSQQRVAPSGQSGRNKVALKPGHSLMDWIRFSKSGKDLTGLRGRLIEVTQEELQKHNTRDDCWTCIRGMVYNVTPYMDYHPGGEEELMKAAGIDGTDLFDQVHRWVNYESMLKECLVGRMATKATTAIKAIIPPPPLTGLTPPIPAAPPPDKDLRPRYDWFQTDVTVHLVVYAKRKIPSSGCTVVDLEAGVLRLEVLLGKMSYMIHLCLADEVEGNVSVHTAFSVGKIQVSIRKQAKGKWTSLGQPQEFHNTFLRKKDRAPYYRDCVLLSKTEVNHNTYVFRLQLPRGTVMHVPVGQHVYLKALIQDTEVVRPYTPVDQNLAAASHLSSQESHLYLMIKVYPDGVFTQHLNSLHTGDHISVSGPEGTFAVRPLRDVTYLYLLAAGTGFTPMARLIQLALQDPDTIRKTRLLFFNRREEDILWRCELDELAAKNERFQVEYVLSEPSEGWTGRKGRVDEAMLQDFLNRPEGSKCYACVCGPTAFTELTIRLLKLQGFGEGELHAFQG, from the exons ATGTTGAACATTCCGACCCAGTCCTTCCCTGCGCCGAGCTCCCAGCAGCGGGTCGCACCGTCCGGCCAGTCCGGGAGGAACAAG GTGGCCTTAAAGCCTGGCCACAGTCTGATGGACTGGATTCGATTCTCTAAGAGTGGCAAAGATCTGACTGGGCTCAGAGGGCGTCTGATTGAGGTTACCCAGGAGGAActtcagaaacacaacacaagagATGACTGCTGGACTTGCATACGAG gTATGGTGTACAATGTGACCCCCTACATGGACTATCACCCTGGTGGAGAAGAGGAGCTGATGAAGGCAGCTGGGATAGATGGCACTGACCTGTTTGATCAG gTCCATCGGTGGGTGAACTATGAGTCCATGTTGAAAGAGTGCCTGGTGGGCAGGATGGCCACTAAGGCCACAACAGCTATcaaag ctatcatccctcctccaccactgactGGCCTCACTCCACCTATCCCAGCTGCTCCTCCGCCAGATAAAGATTTGCGGCCTCG GTACGACTGGTTCCAAACAGATGTGACTGTTCATCTAGTTGTTTATGCCAAAAGAAAG attCCCAGCTCAGGCTGTACAGTTGTTGACCTGGAGGCGGGAGTTCTACGACTGGAAGTACTGCTGGGGAAAATGTCCTACATGATACATTTAT GCCTAGCTGATGAAGTTGAGGGAAATGTTTCAG TCCACACTGCTTTCTCAGTGGGAAAGATCCAGGTCAGCATACGCAAGCAGGCTAAAGGAAAATGGACGAGTCTTGGTCAACCACAGGAATTCCACAACACATTTCTACGCAAAAAAGACAGAG CTCCCTACTATCGGGACTGTGTGTTGCTGTCTAAGACTGAGGTGAACCACAACACCTATGTGTTCAGACTGCAACTCCCACGTGGGACTGTCATGCATGTGCCTGTTGGACAACATGTCTACCTCAAAGCCCTCATTCAAG ACACTGAGGTAGTGAGGCCATACACTCCAGTTGATCAGAACCTGGCAGCAGCCTCCCACCTCTCCTCACAGGAATCACACCTCTACCTCATGATCAAAGTCTACCCTGATGGAGTGTTCACCCAACATCTCAACAGCCTGCACACTG GAGACCATATATCTGTTAGTGGTCCAGAGGGTACGTTTGCTGTCCGCCCCCTTCGTGATGTCACATACCTCTACCTATTAGCAGCAGGCACAGGATTCACGCCCATGGCTCGTCTCATCCAACTGGCCCTTCAGGACCCTGACACCATCAG AAAAACCAGGCTGCTGTTTTTTAACCGGCGAGAGGAGGACATTCTGTGGCGCTGCGAACTGGATGAACTGGCTGCTAAAAATGAGAG GTTTCAGGTGGAGTACGTCCTCTCTGAGCCCTCTGAGGGTTGGACCGGCAGGAAGGGGCGAGTGGATGAGGCCATGCTCCAGGACTTCCTCAACAGGCCAGAAGGATCCAAATgctatgcgtgtgtgtgtgggcccaCTGCCTTCACAGAACTAACAATCAG GTTGCTGAAGCTGCAGGGTTTCGGTGAAGGAGAGCTCCACGCCTTCCAGGGCTGA